The following are encoded in a window of Paraburkholderia sp. HP33-1 genomic DNA:
- a CDS encoding SET domain-containing protein, which translates to MNSRRIAVRRSGVHGKGVFALEPIAAGERLIEYKGERISWKEALRRHPHNPAEPNHTFYFALDNGKVIDGKVNGNSARWINHSCAPNCEAEEIDGHVYVHALRDIAEGEEVFYDYGLVIDARQTKKLKKEYECRCGARKCRGTMLAPPQKGKGGSKPEKSGKSAKKSKKK; encoded by the coding sequence ATGAATTCACGCAGGATCGCCGTGCGCCGTTCGGGTGTGCACGGCAAAGGCGTGTTTGCTCTCGAGCCGATCGCGGCCGGCGAGCGGCTGATCGAATACAAGGGCGAGCGGATTAGCTGGAAAGAAGCGTTGCGCCGTCATCCGCATAATCCGGCCGAACCGAATCACACGTTTTATTTCGCGCTGGATAACGGCAAGGTCATCGACGGCAAGGTGAACGGCAATAGCGCGCGCTGGATCAACCATTCGTGCGCGCCGAACTGCGAGGCCGAGGAAATCGACGGGCACGTGTACGTGCACGCGCTGCGCGATATCGCCGAAGGCGAGGAAGTCTTTTACGACTACGGGCTCGTGATCGACGCGCGTCAGACAAAGAAGCTGAAAAAGGAATACGAATGCCGCTGCGGCGCGCGCAAGTGCCGCGGCACGATGCTGGCGCCGCCGCAGAAGGGCAAGGGCGGCAGCAAGCCGGAGAAGTCGGGCAAGTCGGCGAAGAAATCGAAGAAGAAATGA
- a CDS encoding Lrp/AsnC family transcriptional regulator, giving the protein MLELDHFDLALLDVLQRFGRATHQQLAEQVPLSPSQIGRRLQRLEQVGVVDGYRVVLRPEKLGLGVTAFTSLKLKHHGDSIIEQFQQQIDVLPEVLECHAVVGDADYLLRIVAPDLNYLSTFVMKKLMRVPGVDSVRSNIVLTTFKRNGPLPLGHLAPGAAAG; this is encoded by the coding sequence ATGCTGGAACTCGATCACTTCGATCTCGCGCTGCTCGACGTGCTGCAGCGCTTTGGCCGCGCTACGCATCAGCAGCTGGCCGAGCAGGTGCCGCTGTCGCCGTCGCAGATCGGACGGCGCTTGCAGCGGCTGGAACAGGTCGGTGTGGTGGATGGCTATCGCGTCGTGCTACGGCCCGAAAAGCTCGGGCTCGGCGTCACCGCCTTCACGAGCCTGAAGCTCAAGCATCACGGCGATTCGATCATCGAGCAGTTTCAGCAGCAAATCGACGTACTGCCGGAAGTGCTCGAATGCCATGCGGTCGTCGGCGATGCCGACTATCTGCTGCGCATCGTCGCGCCGGATCTGAATTACCTGTCGACCTTCGTGATGAAGAAGCTGATGCGCGTGCCGGGCGTCGATAGCGTGCGCTCGAATATCGTGCTGACCACGTTCAAGCGCAATGGGCCGTTGCCGCTGGGGCATCTGGCGCCGGGGGCGGCGGCGGGTTGA
- the phhA gene encoding phenylalanine 4-monooxygenase, whose translation MSTAASTAKLKEPFDAGLEIRADFTIDQPIERYGAVDHAVWQQLYARQTTLLEGRVCDEFLAGVERIGLPPDRVPCVADVNAKLTPATGWRIVAVPGLVPDQVFFEHLANRRFPVTWWMRSPDQLDYLQEPDCFHDLFGHVPLLINPMFADYMHAYGRAALAANHAGALPLLARLYWYTVEFGLIRDAGSPNGVKIYGAGIVSSKGETLYSQQSAAPNRLGFALERVMCTRYRIDTFQKTYFVIDDFAQLFGVAQTDFAPLLAKLANAPAYAAGDVFDSDFVITRGNREGWHTSDDTP comes from the coding sequence ATGTCCACCGCCGCCAGCACCGCCAAACTCAAGGAACCGTTCGACGCCGGTCTCGAAATCCGCGCCGACTTTACGATCGACCAGCCGATCGAACGCTACGGCGCGGTCGATCATGCGGTCTGGCAACAGCTATACGCGCGGCAAACGACCTTGCTCGAAGGCCGCGTTTGCGATGAATTCCTCGCGGGCGTCGAGCGCATTGGCCTGCCGCCCGACCGGGTGCCGTGCGTCGCCGACGTCAATGCGAAGCTCACGCCCGCGACCGGCTGGCGCATCGTCGCGGTACCCGGCCTCGTGCCGGATCAGGTGTTTTTCGAGCATCTCGCGAATCGCCGCTTTCCGGTTACGTGGTGGATGCGCAGCCCGGACCAGCTCGACTATCTGCAGGAGCCCGACTGCTTTCACGATCTGTTCGGCCATGTGCCGCTGCTGATCAACCCGATGTTCGCCGACTACATGCACGCGTACGGCCGCGCCGCACTGGCGGCCAATCACGCGGGCGCGCTGCCGCTGCTCGCGCGGCTTTATTGGTACACAGTGGAGTTCGGGCTGATCCGCGATGCAGGGAGTCCGAACGGCGTGAAGATCTACGGTGCGGGCATCGTCTCGAGCAAGGGCGAGACGCTTTACAGCCAGCAGAGCGCGGCGCCGAACCGTCTCGGCTTCGCGCTGGAACGTGTGATGTGCACGCGTTATCGGATCGACACGTTCCAGAAAACCTACTTCGTAATCGATGACTTCGCGCAACTGTTCGGCGTCGCGCAAACCGACTTCGCGCCGCTGCTGGCGAAGCTCGCCAACGCACCCGCCTATGCGGCCGGCGACGTGTTCGACAGCGACTTCGTAATCACGCGAGGAAACCGCGAAGGCTGGCACACCAGCGATGACACACCATGA
- a CDS encoding LysR family transcriptional regulator, with the protein MDLTLLRAFVTVAREGNLTRAAVQLHLTQPAVSLQIKHLQETLDVTLFTRTSHGLALTRDGQALLPHAERALGAAADVQRAAQTLRQEVRGRLRIGTILDPEFLRLGGFLKQLVETWPQIETALRHGMSGWVREQIRAGELDVGYYIGLPSDEDTRDGATFHAVTLTHFQYRVLAPAGWKDRVKGARDWRSLAALPWIWTPPASAHNRLLSRCFGEAGVKPVKVAEVDQEPSMLDLVKSGVGLTLARDATAIAEAHAHALTIVDGITVPTQLSFITLDERKDEPAIAAALKLIEQQWAT; encoded by the coding sequence ATGGATCTGACTCTGCTTAGGGCCTTCGTCACCGTCGCACGCGAGGGCAACCTCACGCGTGCCGCGGTGCAACTGCACCTGACCCAACCTGCCGTCAGCCTGCAAATCAAGCACTTGCAGGAGACGCTCGACGTGACGCTGTTCACGCGGACTTCGCACGGGCTCGCGCTGACGCGCGACGGCCAGGCGCTGTTGCCGCACGCCGAACGCGCGCTCGGCGCGGCAGCCGACGTACAACGCGCCGCGCAGACGCTGCGCCAGGAGGTGCGCGGGCGCCTGCGCATCGGCACGATTCTCGACCCCGAGTTTCTGCGCCTCGGCGGTTTCCTGAAGCAGCTCGTCGAGACCTGGCCGCAGATCGAGACCGCGCTGCGCCACGGCATGTCAGGCTGGGTGCGCGAGCAGATTCGCGCGGGCGAGCTCGACGTCGGCTACTACATCGGCCTGCCGTCCGACGAGGACACCCGCGATGGCGCCACGTTTCACGCGGTCACGCTCACGCATTTCCAGTATCGCGTGCTCGCGCCGGCGGGCTGGAAAGATCGCGTGAAGGGTGCGCGTGACTGGCGCTCGCTCGCGGCGCTGCCGTGGATCTGGACGCCGCCGGCGTCCGCGCACAACCGGCTGCTGTCGCGGTGCTTCGGCGAGGCGGGCGTGAAGCCGGTCAAGGTGGCTGAGGTGGACCAGGAGCCGTCGATGCTCGATCTGGTCAAGTCGGGCGTCGGTCTCACGCTCGCGCGCGACGCGACCGCGATCGCCGAGGCGCATGCGCACGCGCTGACGATCGTCGACGGCATCACGGTGCCGACCCAGTTGAGCTTCATTACGCTCGACGAGCGCAAGGACGAGCCGGCGATCGCGGCGGCGTTGAAGCTGATCGAACAGCAGTGGGCGACCTGA
- a CDS encoding glutamine amidotransferase, which yields MNREVLAIRHVHFEDLGSLELVLGERGRPVRYLDVGLARIEAPNPVAASLMVVLGGPISASDEALYPTLKPLLSLIEKRIAAGLPTLGICLGAQLVARALGERVYPAAQAELGWTPLTLTDAGRVSPLRHLDGAHTSMLHWHGDTFDLPANATRLASTPACENQAFTWGDHVLCLQCHPEIRTDRFEPWLIGNANELAGRGIDARQLRADTARYGPALEAAACRMFGEWLDQVESKV from the coding sequence ATGAACCGGGAAGTACTGGCCATTCGCCATGTGCACTTCGAGGATCTGGGCAGTCTCGAGCTCGTGCTCGGCGAGCGCGGGCGTCCGGTCCGCTATCTCGATGTGGGCCTCGCCCGTATCGAGGCGCCCAATCCGGTTGCCGCGTCGCTGATGGTCGTGCTCGGCGGCCCGATCAGCGCCTCTGACGAGGCGCTCTACCCCACGCTCAAGCCGCTGCTGTCGTTGATCGAAAAACGCATCGCGGCCGGTCTGCCGACGCTCGGCATCTGCCTCGGCGCACAACTGGTCGCGCGGGCGCTCGGTGAGCGCGTCTATCCTGCGGCTCAGGCCGAACTCGGCTGGACGCCGCTCACGCTGACCGATGCCGGTCGCGTCTCGCCGCTGCGCCATCTGGATGGCGCTCATACGTCGATGCTGCATTGGCATGGAGATACCTTCGATCTGCCCGCCAACGCGACCCGTCTCGCTTCGACTCCGGCCTGCGAGAATCAGGCCTTCACATGGGGCGATCACGTGCTGTGCTTGCAGTGTCATCCTGAGATTCGCACCGACCGGTTCGAGCCCTGGCTGATTGGGAATGCGAACGAACTGGCCGGCCGCGGCATCGACGCGCGTCAGTTGCGCGCCGACACCGCTCGATACGGCCCCGCGCTCGAAGCCGCCGCGTGTCGCATGTTCGGCGAATGGCTCGATCAGGTCGAGTCGAAAGTCTGA
- a CDS encoding MarR family winged helix-turn-helix transcriptional regulator has protein sequence MSEGVYGEQANGRVTHSLLRLSTAMRSQAWEWAEAAGLTPTQGEILVLLMQRKGPMRLGEIARETALTAATTSDAVSTLETKGLVEKRRALDDGRALAVRLTSRGRTAAKRAAQWPDFLSKAVGTLRDEEQAVFYRTLLKTIYQLEAQNTIPSHRMCLSCTHLQPSKNPKKTPHHCALLDLNMADTDLRLDCSVHETADVATQKKTWKIFAQ, from the coding sequence ATGAGCGAAGGCGTATACGGAGAACAGGCAAACGGGCGAGTGACCCACAGCCTCTTGCGATTGAGCACGGCGATGCGAAGCCAGGCTTGGGAATGGGCGGAAGCCGCAGGCCTTACGCCGACCCAGGGCGAAATCCTCGTGCTGTTGATGCAACGCAAGGGGCCGATGCGTCTCGGCGAAATCGCGCGTGAAACGGCGCTGACCGCCGCGACCACCAGCGATGCGGTGAGCACGCTCGAAACCAAGGGCCTGGTCGAAAAGCGTCGCGCACTCGACGACGGTCGTGCGCTCGCGGTACGCCTGACCTCGCGTGGCCGCACCGCGGCCAAACGCGCCGCGCAATGGCCGGACTTCCTGAGCAAGGCGGTCGGTACGCTGCGCGACGAGGAGCAGGCCGTGTTCTATCGCACGCTGCTCAAGACCATCTATCAGCTCGAAGCGCAAAACACGATCCCGTCGCATCGTATGTGCCTGAGCTGCACGCATTTGCAGCCGAGCAAGAATCCAAAGAAGACGCCGCATCACTGCGCGCTGCTCGACCTGAACATGGCGGACACCGATCTGCGTCTCGACTGCTCCGTGCACGAAACCGCGGACGTCGCCACCCAGAAGAAAACTTGGAAGATCTTCGCCCAGTAA
- a CDS encoding class IV adenylate cyclase has product MARNIEIKARAQHFDQLRERAAQLATEAPLIFRQQDFFYDVPRGRLKLRQFDDGTPAELIFYQRDDRDGPKASYYTRSPVTNPEAMHALLATALTTRGIVSKERHVYLIGRTRIHLDRVDGLGDFVELEVVLAQNDDEEGGHAEAHAMFKSLGVSEADLVPVAYVDLLNAEDQPKQAA; this is encoded by the coding sequence ATGGCACGCAACATCGAAATCAAAGCCCGCGCCCAGCACTTCGACCAACTGCGCGAGCGCGCCGCGCAGCTCGCGACGGAGGCTCCGCTGATCTTCCGCCAGCAGGACTTTTTCTACGACGTGCCGCGCGGACGCCTGAAGCTGCGTCAGTTCGACGACGGCACGCCGGCCGAGCTGATCTTCTATCAGCGTGACGACCGCGACGGCCCAAAGGCGTCGTACTACACGCGCAGTCCGGTGACGAATCCCGAAGCAATGCATGCGCTGCTCGCGACCGCCCTGACCACCCGCGGCATCGTCTCGAAGGAACGGCACGTGTATCTGATCGGGCGCACGCGGATCCATCTGGATCGCGTTGACGGTCTCGGCGATTTCGTCGAACTCGAAGTGGTGCTCGCGCAGAATGACGACGAAGAAGGCGGGCATGCCGAAGCGCACGCGATGTTCAAAAGCCTCGGCGTGTCCGAAGCGGATCTCGTGCCGGTCGCCTATGTCGATCTGCTCAATGCCGAAGATCAGCCAAAACAGGCGGCATAA
- a CDS encoding DUF3717 domain-containing protein, translating to MSEISIHELEAAINFWRARSPSSGDELVLCKEASALSKPYALLIVQRQKSLSLDRFDPIARQAWEAYVQLNNSL from the coding sequence ATGTCCGAGATAAGCATTCACGAACTGGAAGCCGCGATCAACTTCTGGCGCGCCCGCTCACCTTCGAGCGGCGACGAACTCGTTCTGTGCAAGGAGGCAAGCGCGCTCTCCAAGCCATATGCGCTGCTGATTGTACAGCGTCAGAAGTCGCTATCACTGGATCGTTTCGACCCGATTGCAAGGCAGGCGTGGGAAGCTTACGTTCAACTTAATAATAGCCTGTAG
- a CDS encoding YbdK family carboxylate-amine ligase, which translates to MSLEPFIDSKPFTFGIELEMQIVNTHDYDLTKAGTDLLRLIKDEKIPGNITPEITESMIELSTGICTSHEQAVADLRKIRDTLVSAADHLNVGLCGGGTHAFQQWSERQIVDTPRFQYLSELYGYLAKQFTVFGQHVHIGCPNPNSALYLLHSMSRFIPHFIALSASSPFVQGVDTGFHSARLNSVFAFPLSGRAPFVLTWDSFEEYFSKMVHTGVVNSMKDFYWDIRPKPGFGTIEVRVMDTPFSVDRAAAIACYIQTLARHLLLDKPITPQEDDYLVYTFNRFEACRFGLGGTCINPQTGERKTISEDILETLERIAPHAQALGSVNALAEIGAIARGQVNDAKWLRSVFAQEKSLHEVVRQQCLQWRA; encoded by the coding sequence ATGTCACTCGAACCCTTCATCGATTCGAAACCGTTTACGTTCGGTATCGAGCTCGAAATGCAGATCGTCAATACGCATGACTATGATCTGACCAAAGCCGGTACGGACCTGCTGCGCCTTATCAAGGATGAAAAAATCCCCGGCAATATCACGCCGGAGATCACGGAGAGCATGATCGAGCTGTCGACCGGTATCTGCACGTCGCACGAGCAGGCGGTCGCCGATCTACGCAAGATTCGCGACACGCTGGTGTCCGCAGCCGATCATCTGAACGTCGGCCTGTGCGGCGGCGGCACGCATGCCTTCCAGCAATGGAGTGAGCGGCAGATCGTCGATACGCCTCGCTTTCAGTATCTTTCCGAGTTGTACGGCTATCTCGCGAAGCAGTTCACCGTGTTCGGCCAGCACGTGCACATCGGGTGCCCGAATCCGAACAGCGCGCTGTATCTGCTGCATTCGATGTCGCGATTCATCCCGCATTTCATCGCGCTGTCGGCGTCGTCGCCTTTCGTGCAGGGCGTGGATACCGGATTTCATTCGGCACGGCTGAATTCCGTGTTCGCGTTTCCGCTGTCGGGCCGGGCGCCGTTCGTGCTGACGTGGGACAGCTTCGAGGAGTACTTCTCGAAGATGGTCCACACGGGCGTGGTCAACAGCATGAAGGATTTCTACTGGGACATCCGCCCGAAGCCCGGCTTCGGCACGATCGAAGTGCGGGTGATGGATACGCCGTTTTCGGTGGATCGCGCCGCGGCTATCGCCTGCTACATCCAGACGCTCGCGCGTCATCTGCTGCTCGACAAGCCGATCACGCCGCAGGAAGACGACTATCTGGTCTACACGTTCAACCGTTTCGAGGCCTGCCGCTTCGGACTCGGCGGTACCTGCATCAATCCGCAAACCGGGGAACGCAAGACGATTTCCGAGGATATCCTCGAAACGCTCGAACGGATCGCTCCGCACGCGCAAGCGCTCGGTTCGGTCAACGCACTGGCCGAAATCGGCGCGATCGCGCGTGGCCAGGTCAATGACGCGAAGTGGCTACGCAGCGTGTTTGCGCAGGAAAAGTCCTTACACGAAGTGGTGCGGCAACAGTGTCTGCAGTGGCGTGCGTAG
- a CDS encoding sensor histidine kinase: MHQPAANSLRRTLLRRLAAPLSLLALMSGLIAYWLAWQYTQHVVDRSLADLATAISKQIQIAGPDAPVTVPPLAQAMFSDPVEHLVYRISNGETEIAGDNDLPLQGTNVRRMHYAYVFETQHQGVTVRVAQVRVDQPNGNPIVVEVGQPVHHRFRIAAEFLVAIMMPLLLLLLAGWVIVWRVVNQQLNPLTALADSLNRQTHTSLEPVDETYVPVEIRPLTGALNALLDRLKAALDAQRKFIADAAHQLRTPLTAVKLHAEQAAVARDPQQTLAAVRELRAAADRAVRLSNQLLSLARAEPGEQAARFVNLDMAALAFDTGAEWVPRALRVHVDLGFQRLDDPSNGEPLMVRGSPVLLHEVIANLLDNALKYVPPSRADGARITVTVSQASNDDLRMAEIVVEDNGPGVPRSQQADLFKRFFRGDGQADAGVDSGAGLGLAIVHDIMVLHHGSVHYEDAPEGGARFIVRIPLLPRGESAGAGTAHDANARRTTKKPAHSAPVDL, translated from the coding sequence ATGCACCAGCCGGCCGCCAATAGTCTGCGCCGCACGCTGCTGCGACGCCTCGCTGCTCCCCTGTCGCTGCTCGCGCTGATGAGCGGCCTGATCGCTTACTGGCTCGCCTGGCAGTACACGCAGCACGTGGTCGACCGCTCGCTCGCGGACCTCGCGACCGCAATTTCCAAACAGATTCAGATTGCCGGACCGGACGCGCCCGTCACGGTGCCGCCGCTCGCGCAGGCGATGTTCTCCGACCCGGTCGAACATCTGGTCTACCGGATCAGCAACGGCGAAACCGAAATTGCCGGCGACAACGATCTGCCGCTGCAAGGCACCAACGTGCGCCGCATGCATTACGCATACGTATTCGAGACGCAGCACCAAGGCGTGACCGTGCGCGTCGCGCAGGTGCGGGTCGATCAGCCGAACGGCAATCCGATCGTCGTCGAAGTGGGCCAGCCGGTGCATCACCGCTTCCGCATCGCCGCCGAGTTCCTGGTTGCGATCATGATGCCGCTATTGTTGCTGCTGCTGGCCGGCTGGGTGATCGTGTGGCGCGTCGTCAATCAGCAGCTCAATCCGCTGACTGCGCTCGCCGATTCACTGAACCGGCAGACCCACACGTCACTCGAACCGGTCGACGAAACCTATGTGCCGGTCGAGATCCGTCCGCTGACGGGCGCGCTGAATGCGCTCCTCGATCGTTTGAAAGCCGCCCTCGACGCCCAACGCAAATTCATCGCCGATGCCGCGCATCAGTTGCGCACACCGCTCACCGCGGTGAAGCTGCATGCGGAGCAGGCCGCCGTCGCGCGCGATCCGCAGCAGACGCTCGCGGCCGTGCGCGAGCTGCGCGCCGCGGCCGATCGCGCGGTGCGGCTGTCGAATCAGTTACTGTCGCTCGCGCGCGCCGAGCCAGGCGAGCAGGCGGCCCGCTTCGTCAATCTCGACATGGCCGCGCTCGCATTCGACACCGGCGCCGAGTGGGTGCCGCGCGCGCTTCGGGTACACGTGGATCTCGGCTTCCAGCGCCTCGACGATCCGTCGAACGGTGAGCCGTTGATGGTGCGCGGCAGCCCGGTGCTGCTGCACGAAGTGATCGCGAATCTGCTCGATAACGCGCTGAAGTATGTGCCACCCTCGCGCGCCGACGGCGCCCGTATCACGGTGACGGTTTCGCAGGCCTCGAATGACGATCTGCGCATGGCCGAGATCGTCGTCGAAGACAACGGGCCAGGCGTGCCGCGTTCGCAGCAGGCGGATCTGTTCAAGCGATTTTTCCGGGGCGACGGGCAGGCCGACGCGGGCGTCGACAGCGGTGCGGGTCTGGGCCTCGCGATCGTCCACGACATCATGGTGCTGCATCATGGCAGCGTGCATTACGAGGATGCGCCGGAGGGAGGCGCACGCTTTATCGTGAGAATTCCGTTGTTGCCGCGAGGTGAGTCCGCAGGTGCTGGCACCGCCCACGATGCCAATGCGCGGCGCACCACAAAAAAACCGGCGCACTCGGCGCCGGTGGATTTATAG
- a CDS encoding response regulator, whose amino-acid sequence MRLLLIEDDRPIARGIQSSLEQAGFTVDMVHDGIFAEQALTQNRHELVILDLGLPGIDGMTLLSRFRQSNRHTPVIILTARDELNDRVQGLNSGADDYMLKPFEPAELEARIRAVMRRSGPHGDMPRPEVSLGGVRLSGVDRRIFNDDKPLELSPREFAVLEMLLLRHGRVVSKAQLQDHLTHFGGDLGDTAIEVYVHRVRKKLENCRVEIVTVRGFGYLLQEIRQAA is encoded by the coding sequence ATGCGACTCCTTCTCATCGAAGATGACCGCCCCATCGCACGCGGCATCCAAAGCAGTCTCGAACAAGCCGGCTTCACCGTCGACATGGTCCATGACGGCATCTTTGCCGAGCAGGCCCTCACGCAAAACCGCCACGAACTCGTGATTCTCGATCTGGGTCTGCCGGGCATCGACGGCATGACGCTGCTGTCGCGTTTCCGCCAGAGTAATCGTCACACGCCGGTGATCATCCTGACCGCGCGCGACGAACTGAACGATCGCGTCCAGGGCCTGAACTCGGGCGCCGACGACTATATGTTGAAGCCGTTCGAACCCGCCGAGCTCGAAGCGCGCATTCGCGCGGTGATGCGCCGCAGCGGTCCGCACGGTGACATGCCGCGCCCGGAGGTGTCGCTGGGTGGCGTACGCCTGTCGGGCGTCGATCGCCGCATCTTCAACGACGACAAGCCGCTCGAGTTGTCGCCGCGCGAGTTCGCGGTGCTCGAAATGCTGCTGCTGCGTCATGGCCGCGTGGTCAGCAAGGCGCAGCTTCAAGATCACCTCACGCACTTCGGCGGCGATCTCGGCGATACCGCGATTGAAGTCTACGTGCACCGCGTGCGCAAGAAGCTCGAGAACTGCCGTGTCGAAATCGTCACCGTGCGTGGCTTCGGCTACCTGTTGCAGGAAATTCGCCAGGCCGCATGA
- a CDS encoding NADH:flavin oxidoreductase/NADH oxidase: MSALFSPLTLRSVTLPNRIVVSPMCQYSAERGEATAWHMIHLGSLALSGAGMLCIEATAVEPDGRITPGDLGLWDDATEEALVPVLATIRKHSHINVTMQLAHAGRKASSHVPWEGGQLIPVSQGGWLPHAPSSLPHKPGEEPPLALDVAGLNRIREAFAASARRAARLGIDALEVHAAHGYLLHQFLSPIANQRTDDYGGSRENRMRFPLEIFDIVRAAFPADKPVGVRVSATDWVEGGWTLEDTIAFAHELEKRGCDWIDVSSGGVSPLQKIPLEPGYQIPFAKAVKHATGLATIGVGLITDPLHAEQLIEAGDADLIALARALLYNPRWPWHAAAQLGATVEAPPQYWRSQPRDQKALFGEISFGQR, encoded by the coding sequence ATGAGCGCGCTTTTCTCTCCGCTCACGCTGCGTAGCGTGACGCTTCCCAATCGTATCGTCGTCTCCCCGATGTGCCAGTATTCCGCGGAACGCGGCGAAGCGACCGCATGGCACATGATTCACCTCGGCAGTCTCGCGCTGTCCGGCGCGGGCATGCTGTGCATCGAAGCAACCGCAGTCGAACCGGATGGCCGCATCACGCCGGGCGACCTCGGCTTGTGGGACGACGCGACCGAAGAGGCACTCGTGCCGGTGCTGGCCACGATCCGCAAGCATTCGCATATCAACGTGACGATGCAACTGGCGCACGCGGGCCGCAAGGCATCAAGCCATGTGCCGTGGGAAGGCGGTCAGCTGATTCCGGTGTCGCAAGGCGGGTGGCTGCCGCATGCGCCGTCGTCCTTGCCGCACAAGCCGGGCGAGGAACCGCCGCTGGCGCTCGATGTCGCCGGCCTGAACCGGATTCGCGAGGCGTTCGCCGCATCTGCGCGGCGTGCCGCGCGTCTTGGCATCGATGCGCTCGAAGTGCATGCCGCGCACGGCTATCTGCTGCATCAGTTCCTGTCGCCGATCGCGAATCAGCGCACCGACGACTACGGCGGCTCGCGCGAAAACCGCATGCGTTTTCCGCTCGAAATCTTCGACATCGTGCGTGCCGCATTCCCTGCCGACAAACCGGTCGGCGTGCGCGTGTCGGCGACTGACTGGGTCGAAGGCGGCTGGACGCTCGAAGACACGATCGCGTTTGCGCACGAGCTGGAAAAGCGCGGCTGCGACTGGATCGACGTGTCGTCGGGTGGCGTGTCGCCGTTGCAGAAAATTCCGCTCGAACCGGGCTATCAGATCCCGTTCGCGAAGGCGGTCAAGCACGCAACCGGTCTCGCGACGATCGGCGTCGGACTCATCACCGATCCGCTGCACGCCGAGCAGTTGATCGAAGCGGGCGATGCCGATCTGATCGCGCTGGCTCGTGCGTTGCTCTATAACCCACGCTGGCCGTGGCATGCCGCCGCGCAACTCGGCGCGACCGTCGAAGCGCCGCCGCAGTACTGGCGTTCGCAGCCGCGCGATCAGAAAGCGCTGTTCGGCGAGATTTCGTTCGGTCAACGGTGA
- a CDS encoding 4a-hydroxytetrahydrobiopterin dehydratase: MIQKLTSGERTRQLAKLHGWESVPERDAIRRAFEFADFNEAFGFMTRVAIKAQEMDHHPEWFNVYSKVDIMLSTHEANGVTERDIALATFIDSIAA; encoded by the coding sequence ATGATTCAGAAACTGACTTCCGGGGAGCGCACCCGGCAACTGGCGAAACTGCATGGCTGGGAAAGCGTGCCGGAGCGTGACGCGATTCGCCGCGCATTCGAGTTCGCCGACTTCAATGAGGCGTTCGGCTTCATGACGCGCGTCGCCATCAAGGCGCAGGAAATGGATCACCATCCCGAGTGGTTCAACGTGTACAGCAAGGTTGACATCATGCTGTCCACCCATGAAGCGAATGGCGTGACCGAACGCGACATCGCGCTGGCCACGTTCATCGACAGTATTGCTGCCTGA